One window from the genome of Paenibacillus azoreducens encodes:
- a CDS encoding LysM peptidoglycan-binding domain-containing protein, translated as MEFVLRDGKGKDFLFPVNPEEVTISRQKGLDTVNILSSGEFDFPQGDKVKEISFASFFPKTFDESFCRGKEEELPDPQTAMNKLNEFLALKTPLRFIISKTAVNVPVFVASHQSTFRGGEPGDVSFEITLRTWRELKVMKTAAGAGNGKAANATAINKKPRVDMKAKNKTYTVKPGDSLSKIAKLELGNSSEWNRIYQLNKKLIGNNPNAIKPGQKLVLP; from the coding sequence ATGGAATTTGTGCTGAGGGACGGCAAAGGGAAAGATTTTCTGTTTCCGGTCAACCCGGAAGAAGTTACGATCTCAAGGCAAAAGGGTCTGGATACAGTGAATATTTTGTCATCCGGGGAATTCGATTTTCCGCAGGGGGATAAGGTGAAGGAAATTTCCTTCGCCTCTTTTTTTCCTAAAACATTCGATGAATCCTTTTGCCGGGGAAAAGAGGAAGAACTTCCTGATCCACAGACGGCGATGAACAAGCTGAATGAATTTTTGGCGTTAAAAACGCCTCTGCGTTTTATTATTTCTAAAACGGCCGTGAATGTGCCGGTATTTGTAGCTTCGCATCAATCTACGTTCCGTGGCGGCGAACCGGGGGATGTGTCCTTTGAAATCACGCTCCGGACATGGAGAGAGCTGAAGGTGATGAAAACCGCAGCAGGAGCAGGCAATGGCAAAGCCGCAAATGCAACCGCAATCAATAAGAAGCCGCGTGTCGATATGAAGGCCAAAAACAAAACCTATACGGTGAAGCCGGGCGACTCGCTTTCCAAAATCGCAAAGCTGGAGCTGGGCAATAGTTCGGAATGGAACCGGATCTATCAGTTGAACAAGAAGCTGATCGGCAATAACCCGAATGCGATTAAACCGGGACAGAAGCTGGTGCTGCCATGA
- a CDS encoding ImmA/IrrE family metallo-endopeptidase — protein MDEIIRKLIRKYKTSCPFELAQALGIHIRYNDLGASTKGLYYRKLRRRFIVIHNQLSPEWQRFVCAHELGHDRLHKGISRFFLEEHSYFAPGKFELQANRFAIRLLTSGTTIEHGESIQDYCLRNGIPPEMQHFFPSLWQ, from the coding sequence GTGGATGAGATCATTCGAAAGTTAATCCGCAAGTACAAAACCAGCTGCCCTTTTGAACTTGCGCAAGCGCTTGGGATACATATCCGTTACAACGATCTGGGAGCATCCACCAAAGGTCTGTATTATCGCAAGCTGCGCAGGCGTTTTATCGTCATACATAACCAGCTATCCCCGGAATGGCAAAGATTCGTATGCGCGCATGAGCTGGGTCATGACCGGCTGCACAAAGGCATCAGCCGTTTTTTTCTGGAGGAGCATTCCTATTTCGCCCCGGGTAAATTCGAGCTGCAGGCCAACCGGTTCGCCATCCGGCTGCTGACGTCGGGAACAACGATTGAACATGGGGAATCGATTCAGGATTACTGTTTGCGCAATGGCATACCACCGGAAATGCAACATTTTTTCCCGTCTTTATGGCAATAA
- a CDS encoding phage tail tube protein, giving the protein MLDASRVILGTYGQAFIDGVWQTNINKLEASVELEKRELNLVGNDWKVHKTGIKKGTGTISGYKVTSDMIQRGFSKFDIISKLDDPESFGHERVLLMRCMPDKIQLANWTAGEEVQEETSFTFEGYQLLDPIVGD; this is encoded by the coding sequence ATGTTGGATGCTTCAAGAGTAATATTGGGAACGTACGGCCAGGCCTTTATTGACGGGGTGTGGCAGACGAATATTAACAAGCTGGAAGCCAGCGTGGAATTGGAAAAAAGAGAACTGAACCTAGTCGGCAACGACTGGAAGGTGCATAAAACCGGCATTAAAAAAGGCACCGGCACCATCAGCGGTTATAAGGTGACTTCGGATATGATTCAGCGTGGATTCAGCAAATTCGATATTATTTCCAAATTGGACGATCCAGAGTCCTTCGGCCATGAACGCGTGCTCCTCATGCGCTGTATGCCGGACAAAATCCAGCTCGCCAACTGGACCGCCGGCGAAGAAGTGCAGGAAGAAACTTCGTTTACGTTTGAAGGCTACCAACTGCTTGATCCGATTGTCGGTGACTAA
- a CDS encoding phage tail assembly chaperone: protein MSLHEHMTEEQILDSLFEAAEKLPEETVRIKRLDMMIVLHGLTSSKVDSIRERCTIRRTVKGSVEEKVDGETFNAMLIAEATSKLEVKGLPLSGWGDPRITSRMKLSGGEQAVRRLLLAGELDAVGDKVLELSGFGVDIDDLKN, encoded by the coding sequence ATGAGCTTGCATGAACATATGACGGAAGAGCAAATTTTGGACAGCCTGTTTGAAGCGGCGGAGAAACTGCCGGAAGAGACTGTCCGCATCAAACGGTTGGACATGATGATTGTCCTGCACGGCCTGACGTCCAGCAAAGTGGACAGCATCCGCGAACGCTGCACGATCCGCCGCACCGTGAAGGGTTCGGTGGAAGAGAAGGTGGACGGCGAGACATTTAATGCGATGCTTATTGCGGAAGCTACGAGCAAACTTGAAGTGAAGGGGCTACCACTCAGTGGTTGGGGCGACCCGCGCATTACAAGCCGCATGAAGCTGTCCGGCGGGGAACAGGCGGTGCGCCGCCTGCTGCTGGCAGGCGAACTGGATGCCGTCGGCGACAAGGTGCTGGAGCTGTCCGGTTTCGGCGTTGATATTGACGACCTAAAAAACTGA
- a CDS encoding phage tail sheath family protein, which produces MAGGTWENANKPVLPGLYMNFKAAAASAIQGGTRGTVIVPVKANWGPVREFVEISSETAIEQKYSKDTQDGATAYPVLYLALLGGPKKLLAYRLADDTAAAASVTLQSSDATPADCLQLAAKYPGSRGNSFTVTVQPTLGEPNARELRLYEGTKLLGTYKGTDGTAASIADQINKDSGNLWVTAKVLGQGGIPADVSGAAFTGGASGNSKLANADYIAMQEAAEGQDFDVLALDYAADMALLQSFASWVKRIRREGRGVMAVFGGSKAEDVSKDAVKQAVARSITLNHEGIINVGTGVRLAGTDYSSAQTAAYVAGLIAGQRLNQSATYAQTPFEDVTRRWSRPEQEEAVKNGVFLFFFDGRQVKALRGINSLVNPAEGQNNAWKKIRSIRVMDAINADLQRTAEQTYIGKVNNTEEGRLALIGAVKEYLAQLSLSSVIEPDGYDVILDPAYYGDGAVHKPEADQVFLQWNVKLTDVMEQLFGTFYVQ; this is translated from the coding sequence ATGGCAGGCGGAACTTGGGAAAATGCGAATAAACCGGTATTGCCGGGATTGTATATGAATTTCAAGGCGGCGGCAGCATCAGCGATTCAGGGCGGAACGCGCGGAACGGTGATCGTGCCGGTCAAAGCCAACTGGGGACCTGTACGCGAATTTGTGGAGATTAGCAGCGAAACGGCGATTGAGCAAAAGTATTCGAAGGATACGCAGGACGGCGCTACGGCTTATCCGGTGCTGTATCTGGCCCTTCTGGGCGGACCGAAAAAACTGCTCGCTTACCGTCTGGCGGACGATACGGCGGCAGCTGCAAGCGTTACGCTTCAAAGCTCGGATGCTACCCCGGCCGATTGTCTGCAGCTTGCGGCCAAATATCCGGGCAGCCGCGGCAACAGCTTCACCGTTACGGTACAGCCGACGCTTGGCGAGCCGAATGCGCGCGAGCTTCGCTTGTATGAAGGCACCAAGCTGCTTGGCACTTATAAAGGAACCGACGGCACGGCTGCTTCCATTGCGGACCAAATCAATAAGGACAGCGGCAATTTGTGGGTAACGGCCAAGGTGCTTGGTCAAGGCGGTATCCCGGCTGATGTCAGCGGCGCAGCTTTTACTGGCGGTGCAAGCGGCAACAGCAAGCTGGCGAATGCCGATTACATCGCAATGCAGGAAGCGGCGGAAGGACAGGATTTTGATGTGCTGGCATTGGATTATGCCGCAGATATGGCCTTGCTGCAAAGCTTTGCTTCCTGGGTCAAACGTATCCGCCGCGAAGGCCGGGGCGTGATGGCTGTGTTTGGCGGATCGAAGGCCGAAGACGTATCGAAGGATGCCGTGAAGCAGGCTGTGGCACGTTCGATTACACTGAATCACGAAGGCATCATCAATGTGGGCACAGGCGTGCGCCTTGCCGGAACGGACTATAGCTCCGCACAGACTGCTGCTTATGTGGCAGGTTTGATCGCCGGGCAGCGTCTGAACCAGTCGGCGACATATGCGCAGACTCCGTTTGAAGACGTGACCCGCCGCTGGAGCCGTCCGGAGCAGGAAGAAGCGGTGAAAAACGGCGTGTTCCTGTTCTTTTTCGACGGCCGTCAGGTCAAAGCGCTGCGCGGCATCAACAGCTTGGTGAATCCGGCTGAAGGCCAAAACAACGCTTGGAAAAAAATCCGTTCCATTCGCGTGATGGATGCGATCAACGCCGATCTGCAGCGTACTGCGGAGCAGACGTATATCGGCAAGGTGAACAACACCGAGGAGGGACGTTTGGCCTTGATCGGTGCGGTGAAGGAATATTTGGCTCAGCTGTCGCTTAGCAGCGTCATCGAGCCTGATGGCTACGATGTCATTCTCGACCCTGCTTATTACGGGGATGGCGCCGTTCATAAACCGGAGGCCGATCAGGTATTCCTGCAGTGGAACGTGAAGCTTACCGATGTGATGGAGCAGCTGTTCGGAACATTTTACGTGCAGTAA
- a CDS encoding transcriptional regulator: MEKEFGSLLRLLREQKGMSINQLAESAGISNSQISRMENGLRGVPKAPTIRKLAEALNASYQELMIAAGYLEEAANLNIAVAEQSPEWATYKDKRDFKKMLEEDGELMFDGIPLDQEDRQRIKDVLTGLFWEAKQMNKRKKKNNGTPDEK; this comes from the coding sequence GTGGAAAAGGAATTTGGAAGTCTGTTAAGACTGCTGCGTGAACAAAAAGGCATGTCGATCAACCAACTGGCCGAAAGCGCCGGAATCAGCAACTCGCAAATTTCCAGAATGGAGAACGGCCTGCGCGGCGTGCCCAAAGCCCCTACGATCCGCAAGCTGGCCGAAGCATTAAACGCGTCTTATCAGGAACTGATGATCGCCGCAGGTTATTTGGAAGAGGCAGCGAACCTGAATATCGCGGTAGCGGAACAATCGCCGGAGTGGGCTACCTACAAGGATAAACGGGACTTCAAAAAAATGCTTGAAGAGGATGGCGAGCTGATGTTTGACGGAATACCCCTTGACCAGGAGGACCGGCAGCGGATCAAAGACGTGTTGACAGGACTGTTCTGGGAAGCCAAGCAGATGAACAAACGGAAGAAAAAGAACAACGGAACACCGGATGAAAAATAA
- a CDS encoding ArpU family phage packaging/lysis transcriptional regulator, giving the protein MKQLLPELDRRKTQNAIEALLEKYRIYKTITFEAKEASITASYTERFHGPTNVTSDQTAQIAAYNVDVPAARRAYCEMIEAIVERLGEREQLIIRERYMKQDDVFDYKVYNYILDPPVSKDTYTKIRARAFYKLALAFADRGLLKLEELQKRVTVG; this is encoded by the coding sequence ATGAAACAACTTCTGCCTGAACTGGACCGCCGTAAAACGCAAAACGCCATCGAGGCTTTGCTTGAAAAATACCGGATTTATAAAACAATCACTTTTGAAGCAAAAGAAGCCAGCATTACCGCTTCCTACACCGAACGTTTCCATGGGCCGACTAATGTCACTTCTGATCAGACGGCGCAAATAGCTGCTTATAATGTGGACGTGCCTGCAGCCAGAAGGGCTTATTGCGAAATGATCGAGGCGATCGTAGAGCGGCTTGGCGAACGGGAACAGTTGATTATCCGCGAGCGGTACATGAAGCAGGACGACGTCTTTGATTACAAGGTGTATAACTACATTTTGGATCCGCCGGTGAGCAAAGATACGTATACGAAAATTCGGGCCCGGGCGTTTTATAAACTGGCGCTGGCTTTTGCGGATCGGGGGTTGTTGAAGCTGGAAGAGCTGCAGAAGCGGGTGACGGTGGGGTAG